Proteins found in one Erythrobacter sp. KY5 genomic segment:
- a CDS encoding fasciclin domain-containing protein, whose product MTTAKTFRNFVIAAVAATTGIAAVATAPAYAGHHHRTASTQAPNIVQTAQSTGVHNTLVAAVTAADLAGTLSNPGPFTVFAPTDTAFAKLPDGTVPTLLRPENKGTLTNVLTYHAVSGSVTSSDLVDLIKRHNGAATIDTLAGEKLTARLSGDTIVITDAKGRATAVTQADVQTSNGVIHVTDGVFLPA is encoded by the coding sequence ATGACCACTGCCAAGACCTTCCGTAACTTCGTTATTGCGGCTGTTGCTGCGACCACCGGCATCGCCGCGGTTGCGACCGCTCCGGCTTATGCAGGCCACCACCACCGCACCGCGAGCACGCAGGCACCGAACATCGTTCAGACCGCCCAGTCGACCGGCGTTCACAATACTCTTGTCGCAGCCGTGACCGCAGCCGACCTTGCCGGAACCCTGTCAAACCCCGGCCCCTTCACTGTCTTTGCCCCGACCGATACAGCCTTTGCGAAGCTCCCCGACGGCACGGTCCCGACACTTCTACGCCCGGAAAACAAGGGCACGCTCACCAACGTCCTGACCTATCACGCGGTGTCTGGCTCTGTGACTTCGAGCGATCTTGTAGACCTGATCAAGCGCCACAACGGTGCGGCAACCATCGACACGCTCGCCGGTGAAAAGCTGACGGCGCGCCTGTCCGGCGACACTATCGTCATCACCGATGCCAAGGGCCGCGCGACTGCCGTGACGCAGGCCGATGTCCAAACTTCGAATGGCGTCATCCACGTGACGGACGGGGTGTTCCTCCCCGCCTGA
- a CDS encoding anti-sigma factor domain-containing protein gives MSSPRDQDMDEEFKRGNALAAAEYSLGLLEGEELLAARGRLANDDGFAWRKVWWDNWFAPLTDQMPAAEPGPQVWERIAAEIDLRPADAMPADAIVAANDGAHSNVVDISARLRRWQWTAGLTGAAAAVLAAVAFVGQGTGPAPVPTATDAPQFAAADPLVAQVPIGDTGLRLDVTYIPETDRLLVGAIGLTADGVHDHELWLVPEDGSALQSLGVVAPGEVRSFELPAEIVSNMGSGVELVLTREPIGGKPEGEDAGPVVAEGTLTTV, from the coding sequence ATGAGCAGTCCGAGGGATCAGGACATGGACGAGGAATTCAAGCGCGGCAACGCCTTGGCAGCGGCCGAATATTCGCTTGGCCTGCTCGAAGGTGAGGAACTGCTCGCCGCCAGGGGCAGGCTCGCGAACGATGATGGCTTTGCGTGGCGCAAGGTGTGGTGGGACAACTGGTTTGCCCCGCTGACAGACCAGATGCCAGCCGCTGAACCGGGCCCGCAGGTCTGGGAACGCATCGCAGCAGAGATCGACCTTCGCCCCGCAGATGCCATGCCGGCAGACGCGATTGTCGCGGCCAATGACGGCGCGCACAGCAACGTGGTCGACATCTCGGCGCGGCTGCGCCGTTGGCAATGGACCGCCGGTCTTACCGGCGCGGCAGCGGCCGTGCTCGCGGCCGTCGCCTTCGTCGGACAGGGCACGGGCCCTGCACCGGTTCCCACCGCGACCGACGCGCCTCAGTTCGCGGCAGCCGACCCACTGGTCGCGCAAGTGCCGATTGGCGACACTGGCCTCAGGCTCGACGTCACCTACATCCCCGAAACCGACCGCCTTTTGGTCGGCGCAATTGGCCTCACTGCCGATGGGGTGCACGATCACGAACTTTGGCTCGTTCCCGAAGATGGCAGCGCGCTGCAATCGCTGGGCGTCGTTGCGCCGGGCGAGGTTCGCAGCTTTGAGCTGCCAGCCGAAATCGTGAGCAATATGGGCAGCGGTGTGGAGCTCGTCCTCACACGCGAGCCCATTGGCGGCAAGCCCGAGGGTGAGGATGCCGGCCCGGTTGTGGCCGAAGGCACGCTCACCACGGTGTAA
- a CDS encoding sigma-70 family RNA polymerase sigma factor: MADGGSPKASSASADAAKAARERLRAQMVRLADGDQTALEEVYQATRVKLFGICLRILGDRKEAEDALQDVYINLWQRADSYDPSRASPISWLATFARNRAIDRLRTGKVRGGAVPVEEAAPLADEAPLADSLLIDAEKNAQIHTCLDTLDDRTAMHIRSAFFDGYTYAELAERADVPLGTMKSWIRRGLQRLRACLEASE; encoded by the coding sequence ATGGCCGATGGCGGCTCACCCAAGGCATCCAGTGCCTCTGCGGACGCTGCAAAGGCCGCTCGCGAGCGTCTGCGCGCTCAGATGGTGCGGCTTGCCGATGGCGACCAGACTGCGCTTGAAGAGGTCTATCAGGCGACCCGCGTGAAACTGTTTGGCATTTGCCTGCGTATCTTGGGCGATCGAAAGGAAGCCGAGGACGCATTGCAGGACGTCTATATCAATCTGTGGCAGCGCGCCGATAGCTACGACCCTTCGCGGGCGAGCCCTATCTCGTGGCTGGCGACTTTCGCACGCAACCGCGCGATTGATCGCCTGCGCACCGGGAAAGTGCGTGGCGGAGCCGTGCCGGTTGAAGAGGCAGCGCCGCTTGCCGACGAAGCTCCGTTGGCTGACAGCTTGCTGATCGACGCGGAAAAGAACGCTCAGATCCACACCTGTCTCGACACTCTCGACGATCGCACCGCGATGCATATCCGCAGCGCATTTTTCGATGGCTACACTTACGCCGAATTGGCCGAGCGCGCGGACGTTCCGCTGGGCACAATGAAAAGCTGGATCAGGCGCGGACTTCAACGTCTGCGTGCCTGCCTGGAGGCGAGCGAATGA
- a CDS encoding cation diffusion facilitator family transporter, translated as MAHAHAHNHGHAHEHGDSDCHGLHDRHGHHHAPKDYGTAFILAIVLNTGFVIIEATFGFLYGSMALVADAGHNLSDVLALLLAWGASVAAKRAPTERFTYGYKSSTILAALANALLLAVAIGAILFETIHRMFEPSEPQGVVMMAVAGVGIAINAGTAMLFMRGQEDLNIRGAYLHMAADALVSVGVVVAGLAIVLTGLAWIDPLVSIAIVAMIAWGTWGLAKDSILLSLLAVPARLDVAEVRAHLARMDGVEDVHDLHIWPMSTTETALTAHLVMPGKPASDAFLKSVSDTLEARFGIGHSTIQVESDPCEHGCDDAAEAAVAAH; from the coding sequence ATGGCTCACGCACACGCACATAATCACGGACACGCTCACGAGCATGGCGACAGCGATTGCCACGGGCTGCATGATCGCCACGGGCACCACCACGCACCCAAGGATTATGGCACGGCCTTCATCCTTGCCATCGTGCTGAACACCGGTTTCGTCATCATCGAGGCGACATTCGGTTTCCTTTATGGATCGATGGCGCTGGTTGCCGATGCCGGACACAATCTTTCTGACGTGCTTGCCCTGCTGCTTGCATGGGGAGCGAGCGTTGCGGCGAAACGCGCGCCTACCGAACGCTTTACCTATGGCTACAAAAGCTCGACGATCCTCGCAGCGCTCGCCAATGCGCTGCTTCTCGCAGTGGCGATCGGGGCGATCCTGTTCGAAACGATCCACCGCATGTTCGAGCCCAGCGAGCCGCAAGGCGTGGTGATGATGGCGGTCGCAGGGGTCGGCATCGCGATCAATGCAGGCACCGCGATGCTTTTCATGCGCGGGCAGGAGGATCTCAATATCAGGGGCGCGTATCTTCATATGGCTGCCGATGCGCTGGTTTCTGTCGGCGTTGTGGTCGCCGGTCTTGCCATTGTGCTCACCGGCCTCGCATGGATCGATCCGCTGGTGAGCATCGCCATCGTCGCCATGATCGCATGGGGCACGTGGGGGCTTGCGAAGGACTCTATCCTTTTGAGCTTGCTTGCAGTTCCTGCAAGGCTTGACGTAGCCGAGGTGCGCGCGCATCTGGCTCGCATGGACGGGGTAGAAGACGTGCACGACCTGCATATTTGGCCAATGTCGACGACGGAAACGGCATTGACCGCGCACCTCGTGATGCCCGGCAAACCGGCGAGCGACGCGTTTCTGAAGTCGGTGTCGGATACGCTTGAGGCACGCTTCGGCATCGGCCATTCGACGATCCAGGTCGAAAGCGATCCGTGCGAGCATGGCTGCGATGACGCTGCCGAAGCTGCCGTGGCCGCGCATTGA
- the mtgA gene encoding monofunctional biosynthetic peptidoglycan transglycosylase — MAQAKTRSIPVRIARLIAQIILWFIGLSLLLVIAFKWIPIPVTATMLMDENGITKDWESLDSIDPNLVAAVIAAEDSKFCEHFGFDTEAIEQAMEENREGGRIRGGSTISQQTAKNVFLWQGGGYFRKGVEAWFTFWIEAVWGKRRIMEVYLNVAETGIGTYGAEAGSQRYFGHSAARMSPDEASRMAAALPQPKKRAVIGPSGWLARHGNSIEARINVVKGDGLDDCVYQ, encoded by the coding sequence ATGGCACAGGCGAAAACACGCTCAATCCCCGTCCGCATCGCGCGCCTGATCGCGCAGATAATCCTGTGGTTCATCGGGCTGAGCCTGCTTCTTGTGATTGCCTTCAAATGGATCCCCATCCCCGTCACCGCGACGATGCTGATGGATGAAAACGGCATCACCAAGGATTGGGAAAGCCTCGACAGCATCGACCCCAATCTCGTCGCCGCTGTCATTGCCGCTGAGGATTCCAAGTTTTGCGAGCATTTCGGCTTCGACACCGAAGCGATCGAGCAGGCGATGGAGGAAAACCGCGAAGGCGGGCGCATTCGGGGCGGTTCCACCATAAGTCAGCAGACCGCCAAGAATGTGTTCCTGTGGCAGGGCGGCGGATATTTTCGCAAGGGCGTCGAGGCGTGGTTCACCTTCTGGATCGAAGCGGTGTGGGGCAAGCGCCGGATCATGGAAGTCTATCTCAACGTCGCGGAAACCGGGATCGGGACCTACGGCGCCGAAGCCGGATCGCAGCGCTATTTCGGGCATTCCGCCGCGCGCATGTCACCTGACGAGGCAAGCCGCATGGCCGCCGCCCTGCCCCAGCCCAAGAAGCGCGCGGTGATCGGCCCGTCAGGCTGGCTCGCACGGCACGGCAATTCGATCGAGGCACGGATAAATGTCGTCAAAGGTGACGGGCTGGACGACTGCGTCTATCAATAA
- a CDS encoding aspartate aminotransferase family protein — MAMPKLGKSWDDVREEMIARGAGDAKWRDGKTAVYVFNAGPEIGEVQHEAYTLFMSENGLGPLAFPSLAQMEREVVEMALSVLHGPEGATGAITSGGTDSITMAMKAARDFARAQKGLSGPANIVLPQSAHPAFDKAAHLMDIEVRRVPLKADGSYEADPQAMGEACDKCTIMMVGSAPNFPHGIIDPIEALGEVAEAKGVWLHTDACVGGYFAPFACMNGVPVPPFDFEVAGVHSMSADLHKYGYAAKGASTVLFRSKELFEHMPFETKDWNGAPMKTPTLAGTRPGGAISAAWAVMNVLGVEGYREKQGLVCETRERAEEGLAKLGFEVLGNPMLGLIAFRHPEHDSFALYSEMYRKGWFTSITIDPPSLHLMLSPKHAEVIDQYLDDLREACETVAAGKEGEKVEARYN, encoded by the coding sequence ATGGCGATGCCGAAACTCGGCAAGAGCTGGGATGACGTGCGCGAGGAGATGATCGCTCGCGGCGCGGGCGATGCGAAATGGCGCGATGGCAAGACCGCGGTCTATGTCTTCAACGCAGGCCCCGAAATCGGCGAGGTCCAGCACGAGGCCTATACGCTTTTCATGTCGGAGAACGGTCTGGGACCGCTCGCCTTTCCCTCGCTTGCCCAGATGGAGCGCGAGGTGGTCGAGATGGCGCTTTCGGTCCTTCACGGCCCCGAAGGCGCAACCGGCGCGATCACTTCAGGAGGGACCGACAGCATCACGATGGCGATGAAGGCCGCGCGCGATTTTGCGCGTGCGCAAAAGGGTCTGAGCGGTCCGGCGAATATCGTGCTCCCCCAATCAGCGCACCCGGCTTTCGACAAGGCTGCGCATCTCATGGATATCGAAGTGCGCCGTGTCCCGCTCAAGGCCGATGGCAGCTACGAAGCCGATCCGCAGGCGATGGGCGAGGCCTGCGACAAGTGCACGATCATGATGGTCGGCTCTGCTCCCAACTTCCCGCACGGCATCATCGACCCGATCGAAGCGCTGGGCGAGGTTGCCGAGGCCAAGGGCGTTTGGCTCCATACCGACGCCTGTGTCGGCGGGTATTTCGCCCCGTTCGCGTGCATGAATGGTGTCCCCGTCCCTCCCTTCGATTTCGAAGTTGCGGGCGTCCATTCGATGAGCGCGGACCTCCACAAATATGGCTACGCCGCCAAGGGTGCGTCGACCGTGCTGTTCCGCAGCAAGGAACTGTTCGAGCACATGCCTTTCGAAACGAAGGACTGGAACGGTGCACCGATGAAGACCCCGACGCTTGCCGGAACGCGGCCGGGCGGCGCGATCTCGGCGGCGTGGGCGGTGATGAATGTGCTTGGCGTTGAAGGCTATCGCGAGAAACAGGGGCTGGTGTGCGAGACGCGCGAACGGGCTGAAGAGGGGCTGGCAAAACTCGGGTTCGAGGTGCTGGGCAACCCTATGCTTGGTCTCATCGCTTTTCGCCACCCGGAGCACGACAGCTTTGCGCTCTATTCCGAAATGTACCGCAAGGGCTGGTTCACCTCGATCACCATCGACCCGCCAAGCCTGCACCTGATGCTTTCGCCCAAACATGCCGAGGTGATCGACCAATATCTCGATGACCTTCGCGAGGCTTGCGAAACCGTGGCGGCGGGCAAGGAAGGCGAGAAAGTCGAGGCGCGCTACAATTAG
- a CDS encoding class GN sortase has product MTRALPLLFVAVLLLSGAALVAKALYIPVKAEVAQVLLERAFEHSVASGAPVKPWSWADTAPVARVTLPRLGTSEIVLSGGSGEAMAFGPTAVLDNPRRGITVLAAHRDTHFEFVADVEPGDIVRLERIDGSVSIYRITHLETVRWDEFAYPVDAGDGLLALTTCWPFGTHTPGPLRRVAWAKRIDLRI; this is encoded by the coding sequence TTGACGCGCGCCCTCCCACTGCTGTTCGTCGCGGTGCTGCTCCTGAGCGGCGCCGCGCTCGTGGCGAAGGCGCTCTACATTCCGGTCAAGGCCGAGGTCGCTCAAGTCTTGCTGGAACGCGCCTTCGAGCATAGCGTGGCAAGCGGCGCGCCGGTCAAGCCATGGAGCTGGGCCGACACCGCGCCGGTCGCCCGTGTCACCCTGCCGCGCCTCGGCACAAGCGAGATCGTGCTGTCGGGCGGATCGGGCGAGGCGATGGCGTTTGGCCCGACGGCCGTCCTCGACAATCCGAGGCGAGGAATAACGGTGCTCGCCGCTCACCGCGACACGCATTTTGAGTTCGTCGCAGATGTAGAGCCGGGCGATATCGTCCGCCTTGAGCGGATCGACGGGAGCGTTTCGATCTACCGCATCACGCATCTCGAAACGGTGCGGTGGGATGAATTCGCGTATCCCGTGGACGCAGGCGACGGACTTCTCGCCCTCACCACCTGCTGGCCCTTTGGCACACACACGCCCGGCCCGCTCCGCCGCGTTGCGTGGGCAAAGCGGATTGATCTTCGCATTTGA
- a CDS encoding marine proteobacterial sortase target protein, which yields MSLDRDALVVMLILGITALLAIASSTLSARPGNSSVAGAAMDAAVDAVRASRTPEPRPAPQLASTSEGGLILRPVSSGTVATDIPAMRLGTDIVANVSGQIARVTVTQAFRNTSEQWMEATYLYPLPDDGAVDTLKMVVGDRIFEGKIKPREEAREIYEEAKANGQKAGLVEQHRPNMFRNSIANVGPGETVLVQIEFQAPIAQVAGDYSLRMPLVVGPRYIAGSANASGTLSRAALLAGSADLIAPTADPEMAARAGSGLNPVSITVNLDPGFAPDAILSPYHQVNVASAGAKRTITLADGAVPANRDFELRWSAAGETPSLGLFKQRHGELDYVMATITPPALDRVGEAPPREMIFVIDNSGSMAGDSMPAARRSLLYALETLRPQDRFNIIRFDDTMSELFPGAVAANGDNIAAAKTFTHNLMANGGTEMLPALRAALRGRAPDERVRQVIFLTDGSLSNEAEMMEEISRNRKDSRIFMVGIGSAPNTYLMRRMAEQGRGTFTHVGMGEEAEDQMKRLLDRLSLPVAVGLTASVEGGNIDFAPRDLPDLYAGEPLVLLGRTRHLGGTLRVSGMIEGVRWSRSIELTQASDSDVVAKLWASRRIAEVEAERWSGETTHERADTSIEELGMAFHLVTSRTSLVAVDDTPTRPEGATLTREELPLLLPAGWDFDHLFGGRMANAADWDTLADAMSEEERQRLELPNTSTGYVLTLALGLLLLLAGALGGLWWRERLADGLALRSLRRAAV from the coding sequence TTGTCATTAGACCGCGACGCACTTGTCGTCATGCTTATTCTCGGGATCACGGCACTGCTCGCGATTGCGAGTTCAACGCTGTCGGCGCGCCCCGGAAATAGCTCCGTCGCAGGCGCCGCCATGGACGCAGCGGTTGATGCTGTGCGCGCCAGCCGCACTCCAGAGCCGCGCCCTGCGCCGCAACTGGCGAGCACCTCTGAAGGCGGCCTGATCCTGCGCCCGGTTTCTTCGGGAACTGTCGCGACCGACATTCCTGCCATGCGGCTGGGCACGGACATCGTAGCGAATGTCTCGGGCCAGATCGCCCGCGTGACTGTCACGCAAGCCTTCCGCAACACATCGGAACAGTGGATGGAGGCAACCTATCTCTACCCGCTGCCTGACGATGGCGCGGTCGACACGCTCAAGATGGTGGTCGGCGACCGCATCTTCGAAGGCAAGATCAAGCCGCGCGAGGAAGCGCGCGAGATCTACGAGGAAGCCAAGGCGAACGGTCAGAAAGCGGGCCTCGTTGAACAGCACCGCCCCAACATGTTCCGCAACTCCATCGCCAATGTCGGGCCCGGAGAAACAGTGCTCGTCCAGATCGAGTTTCAGGCCCCCATCGCGCAGGTGGCGGGAGACTATTCGCTGCGCATGCCGCTGGTCGTCGGACCTCGCTACATTGCAGGGTCCGCCAATGCGAGCGGCACGCTGAGCCGTGCCGCCCTGCTTGCTGGCTCGGCTGACCTTATCGCGCCAACCGCCGACCCGGAGATGGCCGCTCGCGCAGGCAGCGGGCTCAATCCGGTGAGCATCACCGTCAATCTCGACCCCGGCTTTGCGCCCGACGCGATCCTGAGCCCCTATCACCAGGTAAACGTCGCGAGCGCAGGGGCGAAGCGCACGATCACCCTCGCCGATGGTGCCGTACCCGCCAATCGCGACTTCGAGCTTCGCTGGAGCGCTGCTGGTGAGACGCCAAGTCTCGGCCTCTTCAAACAGCGCCATGGCGAGCTCGACTATGTCATGGCGACGATTACACCGCCCGCGCTCGACCGGGTCGGAGAAGCTCCCCCGCGCGAGATGATCTTCGTGATCGACAATTCAGGCTCGATGGCTGGCGACAGCATGCCAGCCGCGCGTCGCAGCCTGCTCTACGCGCTCGAAACATTGCGACCCCAGGACCGGTTCAACATCATCCGCTTCGATGACACGATGAGCGAGCTATTCCCGGGAGCTGTCGCGGCGAACGGCGACAACATCGCAGCGGCAAAGACGTTTACGCACAATCTGATGGCCAACGGCGGAACCGAAATGCTGCCCGCCTTGCGCGCGGCTCTGCGCGGCCGCGCTCCCGATGAGCGGGTGCGGCAGGTGATCTTCCTTACCGATGGATCGCTCTCGAACGAGGCGGAGATGATGGAGGAAATCAGCCGCAACCGGAAAGACAGCCGCATCTTCATGGTCGGCATCGGCTCTGCCCCGAACACCTATCTCATGCGCCGCATGGCGGAGCAGGGACGCGGAACCTTCACGCATGTCGGCATGGGCGAGGAGGCCGAGGACCAGATGAAGCGCCTGCTGGACCGGCTCTCGCTGCCCGTCGCTGTCGGCCTGACTGCGAGCGTCGAGGGCGGGAACATAGACTTCGCCCCGCGCGATCTGCCTGACCTTTACGCAGGCGAGCCGCTGGTTCTGCTGGGTCGCACCCGGCATCTCGGCGGCACGCTGAGAGTAAGCGGCATGATCGAAGGCGTCCGGTGGTCACGCAGCATCGAGCTCACTCAGGCAAGCGATAGCGATGTCGTAGCCAAGCTCTGGGCCTCGCGCCGGATTGCCGAGGTCGAGGCAGAGCGCTGGTCTGGCGAGACGACGCACGAACGCGCCGACACCTCGATCGAGGAGCTGGGCATGGCATTCCACCTCGTCACCAGCCGCACCAGCCTTGTCGCGGTGGACGATACGCCGACACGGCCCGAAGGCGCGACGCTTACCCGCGAGGAATTGCCGCTGCTGCTCCCGGCAGGCTGGGACTTTGACCACCTGTTCGGCGGGCGCATGGCGAACGCGGCAGACTGGGACACGCTGGCCGATGCGATGAGCGAGGAAGAACGCCAGCGGCTCGAACTGCCGAACACCTCGACCGGATATGTCCTCACCCTTGCCCTTGGCCTCCTGCTTCTTCTGGCAGGCGCGCTTGGGGGCCTGTGGTGGCGGGAGCGGCTGGCGGATGGCCTCGCCTTGCGAAGCCTCCGGCGGGCGGCGGTCTGA
- a CDS encoding helix-turn-helix transcriptional regulator, whose translation MSDFDSEEVATRLREEIARQRLSRARLAENARLSISTLEKTLSGRRRFTLATVVRLEEALGASLRDEVAPQATGPSLAPAEMGSYARPAVRWIEGEYLTLRASFGEEGAVYAYRTEIRWSAAKGHLVFAESNRVDATFEQAGFVSMPHLSGHTYLMTSEEGQYRMIMLGRATREARMFGLLSTLQVGQGSQLVPVSCPVALVPIGQIEEPVFGLVRESDERGAEYRGVLDAALEADYCRLRR comes from the coding sequence ATGAGCGATTTCGACAGCGAGGAAGTCGCAACCCGGCTGCGCGAGGAGATCGCCCGCCAGCGATTGTCGCGCGCGCGCTTGGCTGAAAATGCGCGGCTTTCGATCTCGACGCTGGAGAAGACCTTGTCCGGGCGACGGCGTTTCACTCTGGCAACCGTCGTGCGTCTTGAGGAAGCGCTTGGCGCGAGCCTGCGCGATGAGGTTGCTCCGCAAGCCACCGGACCCTCACTCGCCCCCGCAGAAATGGGATCCTACGCCCGCCCCGCCGTGCGCTGGATCGAAGGCGAATACCTTACCTTGCGCGCGAGTTTCGGCGAAGAAGGCGCGGTTTACGCATATCGCACCGAAATCCGCTGGAGCGCCGCGAAGGGCCATCTGGTCTTCGCGGAAAGCAACCGGGTCGATGCCACCTTCGAGCAAGCGGGCTTCGTTTCGATGCCGCACCTTTCCGGCCACACCTATTTGATGACTTCCGAAGAGGGGCAGTACCGTATGATCATGCTTGGCAGAGCCACGCGTGAGGCGCGTATGTTCGGCCTGCTCTCGACGCTGCAGGTGGGACAGGGGTCGCAACTGGTTCCCGTGTCATGCCCGGTCGCACTTGTTCCGATTGGGCAGATCGAGGAGCCGGTATTTGGGCTGGTGCGCGAGAGCGACGAGCGCGGCGCTGAGTATCGCGGCGTGCTGGATGCGGCGTTGGAGGCAGATTATTGCCGGCTGCGGCGGTAA
- the rpoH gene encoding RNA polymerase sigma factor RpoH translates to MSKATVPALSGEQSLNRYLSEIKKYPVLTAEQEYMLAKRYAEHEDPEAASQLVSSHLRLVAKIAMGYRGYGLPVSDLISEGNVGLMQGVKKFEPDRGFRLATYAMWWIKASIQEYILRSWSLVKMGTTAAQKKLFFNLRRMKKQLEAYEDSDLHPDDVTKIATDLGVPEQEVVNMNRRMMMGGDGSLNTPMRNGEEGSGEWQDWLTDDRPLQDETVADAEEAEVRHEMLQEAMGSLNEREQHILTERRLTEKPQTLEELSQVYDVSRERIRQIEVRAFEKLQKAMQRIAGERLLPGVA, encoded by the coding sequence GTGAGCAAAGCAACTGTCCCGGCGCTCAGTGGAGAGCAGAGCCTCAACCGCTATCTGTCGGAAATCAAGAAATATCCGGTGCTTACCGCTGAGCAGGAATACATGCTCGCCAAGCGCTATGCCGAACATGAAGACCCCGAAGCCGCTTCGCAGCTCGTTTCGAGCCACCTGCGTCTCGTCGCGAAGATCGCGATGGGTTACCGCGGCTATGGCCTGCCTGTCAGCGACCTCATTTCCGAAGGGAATGTGGGCCTGATGCAGGGCGTCAAGAAGTTCGAACCCGATCGCGGTTTCCGCCTCGCGACCTACGCGATGTGGTGGATCAAGGCGTCGATCCAGGAATATATCCTGCGTTCGTGGAGCCTCGTGAAAATGGGCACAACCGCTGCCCAGAAAAAGCTGTTCTTCAACCTTCGCCGGATGAAGAAGCAGCTCGAAGCCTACGAAGATTCCGACCTGCATCCCGATGACGTGACCAAGATCGCGACCGATCTGGGCGTGCCCGAGCAGGAAGTCGTCAACATGAACCGCCGGATGATGATGGGCGGCGACGGCTCGCTCAACACGCCGATGCGCAATGGCGAGGAAGGCTCTGGCGAATGGCAGGACTGGCTGACCGACGATCGCCCGCTTCAGGACGAAACCGTCGCGGACGCCGAGGAAGCCGAAGTTCGCCACGAAATGCTTCAGGAAGCGATGGGCTCGCTCAATGAGCGCGAGCAGCACATCCTGACCGAACGCCGCCTGACGGAAAAACCGCAGACGCTGGAAGAGCTTTCGCAGGTCTACGACGTGTCACGCGAACGCATCCGTCAGATCGAAGTGCGCGCGTTTGAAAAGCTGCAAAAAGCGATGCAGCGGATCGCGGGCGAACGTCTACTGCCCGGAGTTGCCTGA
- a CDS encoding RluA family pseudouridine synthase, producing MPAEEIITGTTLTAARLDKALADATELSRARVQALIAERRVEVDNEPASSPSARIAEGTNFRITVPAAAEAEARPQDIALDVAYEDEYLIIVNKPAGMVVHPAAGNPDGTLVNALLHHCRGQLSGIGGVARPGIVHRIDKDTSGLLVVAKSDKAHEGLAAQFAEHSVHRRYLAVCGGHPNPAQGTIDEKLGRSDANRKKMAVLPKNSSRGKHAVTHYKVLQRLNAAALIECRLETGRTHQVRVHCASIGHALLGDPIYGRTPKGLKPLLSQLKFARQALHAAELGFNHPILGQELRFCADLPADMQELIDELGCSNR from the coding sequence ATGCCCGCAGAAGAAATCATCACCGGCACAACTCTGACCGCCGCCCGGCTCGACAAGGCGCTTGCCGATGCGACCGAGCTGAGCCGCGCGCGGGTTCAGGCATTGATTGCCGAGCGCCGGGTCGAGGTCGATAATGAGCCAGCAAGCTCGCCCAGCGCCAGGATTGCCGAGGGCACGAATTTCCGCATCACGGTGCCTGCCGCCGCCGAGGCCGAGGCGCGACCCCAGGACATTGCGCTCGATGTGGCTTATGAGGACGAATACCTGATCATCGTCAACAAGCCTGCTGGCATGGTCGTCCACCCCGCAGCCGGGAACCCGGACGGAACGCTTGTCAACGCGCTGCTCCACCACTGCAGGGGCCAGCTTTCCGGCATCGGCGGCGTGGCGCGTCCGGGTATCGTCCACCGGATCGACAAGGACACGTCCGGCCTGTTGGTCGTCGCGAAATCAGACAAGGCGCATGAGGGTCTGGCCGCGCAATTTGCCGAGCACAGCGTGCATCGCCGATATCTGGCCGTTTGCGGGGGCCACCCCAATCCGGCGCAAGGCACAATTGACGAAAAGCTGGGACGATCGGACGCCAACAGAAAGAAAATGGCGGTCCTGCCAAAGAATTCCTCACGCGGTAAACACGCCGTCACGCATTATAAGGTTCTCCAGCGGCTGAACGCTGCTGCATTGATCGAATGCCGCCTTGAAACGGGCCGGACCCACCAGGTTCGCGTTCACTGTGCGTCAATCGGTCATGCGCTATTAGGAGACCCGATTTATGGCAGAACCCCGAAGGGCTTAAAGCCCCTGCTGTCACAGCTGAAATTCGCACGACAGGCGCTCCATGCCGCAGAGTTGGGCTTCAATCACCCGATCCTTGGCCAAGAACTCCGGTTTTGCGCGGATTTACCGGCGGACATGCAGGAACTAATCGACGAACTTGGTTGTTCTAATCGATGA